The Amaranthus tricolor cultivar Red isolate AtriRed21 chromosome 2, ASM2621246v1, whole genome shotgun sequence genome contains the following window.
tcgcaAACCAGAATTTTTCACATGCTTAGTATGGGATAACAAATAATTGCATGGTACAAAAGAGCAAGGGTGGCATCAACATGCAATGTTGGtccagaatattaatttttatttttacttatgaatttttggggctgattttctttattataaagGGGGATGAATTTAGTTTCTAGAAATCAGCAAGTTCATTGTATTTGCTAGAAGAATCTTTGGTACATGAActctaattaattcatgaatttgttgACCAACAAAGGGTGATGTATTGACCGAAATAGGGGATGTCTTTGAAAGCTTCTAGAATCTTGTATTTATCCTATATAAAGGAATGTattgtaatcaaaaaaattcagattctgtttcataatataaaccttgtgttttatgcattgcttttcttcttgtgtttgtccaaagaaatagtaattttcaattatcactttgagtttttcttgagtgttaattcttaggggagattgagtgtgtcttatctctagcctaaaaccccaaatcattgagtttgttcttgtgatttGGCTCTTATCAATATTTTTCTACTATTCTTTATTATCTACttattcttctattttttttttacaataaaatcagaaacttttaaatctaagtgtgtTCTTCCTAATCACACTTACATTAGGTACAACTTGGATAATttcaagaaagaaaaaaagaattgaTTAATGTCAGATGTATTATCGAATCTCAAAGATAGcataaaaaaacaacaaaaaccatGGGAAGACAGCATCTTTGATGGATTTGTTGGGTATTAATGTATCAtcttcataaaagaaaatagatgGAAAACATGGGGAAAATTGAAGAACACCagaattaatattttctttgcatgtTCTTGAAATGTTAGAGTGAAAAGATAGAAATATAGAACTTTAATAAGATGATAAGAGGAAGAATTGGGATTATGCATGGAAAGCTCTAGAAAATTGCCTTTAATGAAGTCTCTACAGTAACCACATGTATTGGtaattgttaattgttaattacCATCTCTTCCAACACcttttaataaaatgaaaagctGGTCTCAAGTACATGGGTTTGGAGATCAAACTATTGGAAATacaatgcaaatacaaataaaacaaaccgatttgtatttcccttgtgtggatggcaatagaactccttgctttgtaaatcaccaaatggacaccatgaagataaggttgcgacaatcaaagaagtcgctcgaaacttgatatgagtagaaggcgttcatgcactttcctattgtgatatttctcccacaaaggtgcttgggatgataaatgaaattcacaatgagatacaatctacacaacaaaatcctagcacaaggaaattgcaatagtaaatacaagtgttgtagtgaattatgaactttaatgatattaagagttaattactctctcaatattatctcatgaaaggaagaacaagaataagagtattcttaagagagaaatcataaataatatggAGATGGGATGGAATGTCTCTTGGCacgcaacctctatttatagagctatgcatgaAACAATACCtctttttgaaacaaaagtgtttcatcaaacaaagctttttcaccaagcaaagcttatgaaacaaagtaatgtttcaccaagcaaagcttatgaatcaaagtaatgtttcaccaagcaaagcttatgaaacaaagtaatgtttcaccaagcaaagcttatgaaacaaagtaatgtttcaccaagcaaagcttatgaatcaaagtaatgattcatcaaacaaaacttatgaatcaaagtaatgattcatcaaagtctttgaggcatttaatttggacttataatatatttatttagtcccactactatacaAATCTAGATCTAtgtactctaaatgttcaacaatcctCCCCTATTTAGAGTGTAACAAACCTCCTTCTTCCTTTACATATTAAGTATATAATTCCGTTTCATGCATCAACGCTAATGTCCCTACGGATTGAATTAACGCCTTGTATAAAACACTTCACAAGCGATCGAACTAGATTGATGTCCCTACGGATTGAATCAACTAGCCCATCCAACCACTTGAAGGTTAAATACACACAAAACCAATTACACATTGTCATTTACCTTGACACATTATATAGGGCCgtgtccatatctattcataagtttatcatagtcgAATATAccaatcttgactacttgaagcggCCAAAACTTCATacttatataggtaggttcTCACTATGCCAAACATATCCCCGTGATAGGATACCACCAAGAGCACTTCAACCCTTGACCTTGAGAACTTAAGCGACTACCTTGTCATCACGGTCTAAAGCAACTATgggtcattcatccttgttgctTTCAAAGACTTTAAACGACtttaccacattgaattcaagacacaatgctacttgtgtgtgaattgggactttcctttaaactttattgacaTAAATGGATCTCAATTGACGCTTGTTCAATTGAAACCTTACTCATGGCTTTAGTGAAAAAATcagccaaattgaacttggtgttcACATAGTCAAGAGTTATGACCCCATGAATGAAAAGATCTTGCATTAGACTGTGTCTAAGAGCAATGTGTCTCGACTTACCAttatacacttgactataaTCTCTTCCCAAAGCCGTTGTGCAATTCGAATGAATTACCACCGGTGAAATTGGCTTTGGCAAcaaaggtatctcaaacatgagattccTTAACCACTTCGCTTCATTTGCCGCCGAGCAAGTGCAATGAATTCCGCAGACATAGTGGAATTTGCTATTATCATTTGTTTCTTGGAAGCCCATGAAATGTCACCTCCCCCATAAACAAAGACCCAACCACTAGTTGAAGAATTATCCTCTTCATTAGTGATCCAACTAGCATCGGAACAACCTTCCAAAATTGGAGGTTCATCACtataagttataccataatttatGGTTCTTTCCAAGTATCGTAA
Protein-coding sequences here:
- the LOC130805644 gene encoding secreted RxLR effector protein 161-like, which encodes MTCTGPDIAFAVGKLSRFTSNPGLQHWLAIRRVLRYLERTINYGITYSDEPPILEGCSDASWITNEEDNSSTSGWVFVYGGGDISWASKKQMIIANSTMSAEFIALARRQMKRSG